The genomic segment TGGTTACTAAATTGTATTCAGCCTTAAAAAAAATAAAAAGTTAGTCTGTTTTTTAGGAAGATAAAATATTTGATATTTGCTAAACTTGTTTGTTTACTTTGTTGCTAACTTGAAGATTTAATTGTTTTTATAAGGATTTGAAATAGTTTTCTTAAATAATTCGACAATATTTAGCACTAAATAATATGGTAAGTTTTGATTCATTTTAGGATAATTTAGCGAAGTTATATTTTTTTTAAAAGTTTAGAAACAAACAAAACTATTTTCAGAGTTTTATTCCAAAACCAGCTTACTCCATTCATTAGGTTTTTCTAACATTGGAAAATGACCGCAATTCTCAATCCAAAATAATTTATTATTTGATATTTCTTTAGCTAACAAATTGGCAATTGTAGCAACTGCAACTGGATCGTTTTTTGCCCAAATAATTTTTGTAGGAATTTGTGTTTCTTTTAAAGCACCAATCCATCTGTGCCAAAAATAATAACGTTCGTTAATATAATTAGACAATAAGTGAATTACTTTTCGTCCATTATTTTGTTTTAACTGAAACCACATTTCTTTTAACTCTTCTTCTGTAACTTTTGTTTTATCAAAATATACATTTCTCAAATTCTTTTTAAAAATAGTATAACTGGTTAATTTAGCAACCCATTTCCCTGTAATTTTACTTTTCAATAATTTTTGTATTGTTCTTAATTGAGACAACTCTATGTGTATAGAACCATTGCAGATAATTAGTTTATTTATCTGTAAATCAATCTGTTGTTTGTTGTGTCTTGCTAAAATTTCTGTGGCAATACTAGTTCCATAATCATGTGCTAATAAAGTAATTTTTGTAACATTTAATTGTTTCCAAAGTTGTAGTGCAAAATCTGCTTGTTCAATTAAAGAATAGGAGTAATCTAAAGGTTTATTAGAAAAACCAAAACCTAAATGATCGTGAATAATTACGCGATATTTTTTAATTAATACAGGTAAAACCTTGTAATAATCGTAAGAAGAAGTTGGGTAGCCATGAAGAATTACTAAAGTTTCTTTTAGAGGCTTCTCGGTTAAACTCGAAACGAGACCAGTGTCAATTACAAAAAGTTTTCTTCCAAAAACGTTAATACTTTTTCCTTTATTTTTCCAAGAATTAGAAGTCATATTGTTTATAAATTTCTAATGCCAATGTAGTGAATTTTACGTAGTTTTGGTCTGTAGAAAATCATTAAGAATATCAATTCGAGTGATTCCTATTTTTCATCGAAATTATATCGAGAACACTTTATGGTAAGATTTCTCTAATTCAATTTTCTTAATTTTAATCGAAAAAAATATTAGAAGTGACACAGCATTTCATAAACGTTATATTACCAATTCCAATTCAGAAAACCTTTACGTATTCTGTAACAGAAGAAGAAGCAAATTTCTTGCAAAAAGGTATGCGTGTGGCTGTTTCCTTTGGCACAACGAAAATGTATACAGCATTGGTTTTCGAGGTTCACACAACAGTACCCACTTTATATGAGGCGAAAGAAATTAACCAAATTTTAGATGAAAAACCTTTGGTAAATGAGCAACAACTAAAACATTGGAGCTGGATTGCCAATTACTATATGTGTTCTTTGGGAGATGTGTATAGAGCCTCTTTACCTTCTGCTTTTTTGTTAGAAAGCGAAACTATTGTGTATAAAAACGAAGCTTTTACAGATGAAACTGTTTTAGAAGATGACGAATTTTTAATTTTTGAAGCATTGCAACATCAATCGCAATTAACCATACATCAAGTTGCAGATATTTTAGGTAAGAAAAAAGTAATGCCAACTGTAAATGAACTGATTAAAAAATCGGCAATTTATATTAAAGAAGAAATTTACGAACAATACAAACCAAAATTGGTAAAATATGTTCGTTTGCATACAGATTATAATTCAGACGCTTCTTTAAATACACTTTTAGAAGAACTTTCAAGAGCAAAAAAGCAACGAGAAGCAGTGTTGACTTTCTTTCAACTTTCAACAACTAAAAAACCAATAAAAGCAAAAGATTTAGAAGAAAAGGCAAATGTTTCTTCATCTATTTTAAAATCGTTGGTTGATAAAAATATCTTAGAATTTTATCACATTCAAACAGATAGGATTAGTTTTAAAGGAGATACCAACGATTTAAAGCAACTAAATGAATTTCAGCAAATTGCTTTAAAAGAAATTAAAAAGACGTTTAAAGAAAAAGACGTAACACTTTTTCACGGAATTACAAGTTCTGGAAAAACCGAAGTTTATACAAAATTAATGCAAGAGGTTTTGGACGCTGGAAAACAAGTTTTGTTTTTATTACCAGAAATTGCATTAACCACACAAATAATTACACGTTTACAGGTTTATTTTGGAAATCAAATTTCTGTATTTCACTCGAAATATTCTATGAACGAAAGAGTAGAAGTATGGAATAATGTGTTGGAAAATAAATCGAAAGCCCAAATAATTTTAGGCGCTCGTTCTTCTATATTTTTGCCTTTTTCTAATTTAGGTTTAATTGTGGTAGACGAAGAACACGAAACTTCTTACAAACAATTCGAGCCTTCTCCAAGATACAATGCACGAGATGCTGCGATTGTTTTATCGAAAATTCATAAAGCAAAAATTTTGTTAGGTTCTGCAACTCCGTCTTTGGAAAGCTATTTTAATGCAGAACAAAAAAAGTATGGTTTTGTGAAGTTAAATAGACGTTTTGGAAATGTGCAATTGCCAAAAATAGAACTGATTGATGTTAAAGAAAAACATCGAAAAAAGGAAATGAAAGGTCATTTTTCGGATAGAATGCTCAAATTAATTCAGGAAGCTTTAAACGAAAAAGAACAAATAATTTTATTTCAGAATAGAAGAGGGTTTTCGCCAGTTGTTGAGTGTAAAACATGTGGAATTTCACCTCAATGCCCAAATTGCGATGTTTCTTTAACGTTTCATAAATTCCGACACGAATTGCGTTGCCATTATTGCAATTACCAACGTGCAATGCCAAATTCTTGTGGCTCTTGTGGAAGCAATACGTTAGATACCAAAGGTTTTGGAACCGAACAAATAGAGTTAGAATTAAAAGAGTTATTTCCCGATTTTAAAATTGGAAGAATGGATTTAGATACGACTCGTGGAAAATTCGGCTATCAAAAAATAATTGGTGCTTT from the Polaribacter cellanae genome contains:
- a CDS encoding alpha/beta fold hydrolase, whose amino-acid sequence is MTSNSWKNKGKSINVFGRKLFVIDTGLVSSLTEKPLKETLVILHGYPTSSYDYYKVLPVLIKKYRVIIHDHLGFGFSNKPLDYSYSLIEQADFALQLWKQLNVTKITLLAHDYGTSIATEILARHNKQQIDLQINKLIICNGSIHIELSQLRTIQKLLKSKITGKWVAKLTSYTIFKKNLRNVYFDKTKVTEEELKEMWFQLKQNNGRKVIHLLSNYINERYYFWHRWIGALKETQIPTKIIWAKNDPVAVATIANLLAKEISNNKLFWIENCGHFPMLEKPNEWSKLVLE
- the priA gene encoding replication restart helicase PriA translates to MTQHFINVILPIPIQKTFTYSVTEEEANFLQKGMRVAVSFGTTKMYTALVFEVHTTVPTLYEAKEINQILDEKPLVNEQQLKHWSWIANYYMCSLGDVYRASLPSAFLLESETIVYKNEAFTDETVLEDDEFLIFEALQHQSQLTIHQVADILGKKKVMPTVNELIKKSAIYIKEEIYEQYKPKLVKYVRLHTDYNSDASLNTLLEELSRAKKQREAVLTFFQLSTTKKPIKAKDLEEKANVSSSILKSLVDKNILEFYHIQTDRISFKGDTNDLKQLNEFQQIALKEIKKTFKEKDVTLFHGITSSGKTEVYTKLMQEVLDAGKQVLFLLPEIALTTQIITRLQVYFGNQISVFHSKYSMNERVEVWNNVLENKSKAQIILGARSSIFLPFSNLGLIVVDEEHETSYKQFEPSPRYNARDAAIVLSKIHKAKILLGSATPSLESYFNAEQKKYGFVKLNRRFGNVQLPKIELIDVKEKHRKKEMKGHFSDRMLKLIQEALNEKEQIILFQNRRGFSPVVECKTCGISPQCPNCDVSLTFHKFRHELRCHYCNYQRAMPNSCGSCGSNTLDTKGFGTEQIELELKELFPDFKIGRMDLDTTRGKFGYQKIIGAFEAREIDILVGTQMLSKGLDFDNVTLVGILNADSVLNFPDFRAHERAYQLMVQVSGRAGRSKKQGNVAIQTYNPYHQILQQVSTTNYTAMYKEQLQERWQYKYPPYYRLIKITLKHRDYNKVDTGINWLFKALYHSFGENVLGPTAPAVARIRNQYIKNLVIKIPPKQNLANTKAQVTKIKNTFEAVKDFRPIRFILDVDAY